The Mesorhizobium sp. B2-8-5 genome segment GCCTATGGGCTCTACTACGCCATCACGGGGCCGTTGCAGCTCGGCATCGCCACCACCTTCTACGAAGGCGCCTTCAACGCCCAATCGACCTACGACATCATCGAGCGCCTGGCCGTCACCAGCCTCGCCGGCTCGCCGACGGCCTATCGCTTGCTGATGGCGGAAGGGCCCGAGGCCGCGGCGCGCGTCAAAGGCAGGTTGCGCGTCGTGAGCAGCGCCGGCGAACCGCTCAACCCGGAAGTGATCCGCTGGTTCGACGCCAACCTCGCCGCGCCGATCCACGACCATTACGGCCAGACCGAGAACGGCATGATGGTCAACAACCATCATGGGCTGGCGCATATCGTGCGCACAGGCTCGGCCGGCTTCGCCACGCCGGGCTACCGCATGGTGGTTCTGGATGACGAAGGCAACGAGCTCGGCCCCAACCAGCCGGGCGTGCTCGCGGTCGATATCGCCAGATCGCCGCTGCGCTGGTTCGGCGGCTACCACGAGGCCGAGACGCCGGCGATCGTGGGCGGCTATTATCGCACCGGCGACACGGTGGAATATGAGCCGGACGGCTCGGTCTCCTTCATCGGCCGGGCCGATGACGTCATCACCTCGTCCGGCTACCGCATCGGGCCGTTCGATGTCGAAAGCGCGCTGATAGAGCATCCGGCGGTGAACGAGGCGGCGGTGGTCGGCGTGCCCGATCCGCAGCGCACCGAGATCGTCAAGGCCTTCGTGGTGCTGGCGCCCGCCTTCAAGGGCAGCGAGGCGCTGGCCGAGGAACTCGCCCAGCATGTGAAGAAGCGCCTGTCGGCGCATTCCTATCCGCGCGAGGTCGAGTTCGTCAGCGAACTGCCGAAGACACCAAGCGGCAAGATCCAGCGGTTCCTGCTGCGGAAGGCCGAGGTGGAGAAGCGCAAAGCGGAATAAAGATTTGCCGCTGCCTTGATTTCCGCCACGCAAAAGCCGCCAAGTCGGGCGATGGCTCGCAAGGGTTCTTGATCGCTTATCTTGGGATGCAGCATGCGGTTGGTTTTAACGCTTCTCTTTGCACTGGCGGGCAGCACGGCGCTCGCCGCCTCGCCGGAAGACGATTACGTCGCGGCGCGCGACAAGGCGATTGCCGACATCACCGCGCAGGAAAGCGCGAACAGCGCAATCGAAACCCTCGATGCCCAGAACGAGAAGGCGCTGGCCGACCTGCAGCAGCGTCTCGCCGCCATTCTCGGCCCGCTTGCGGTCAAGGGCTTTCCAACGACGGGCACCATGAACATCGAAAGCCTCAACGCTTCCGACATCGGCTATGGCATGCTGGACGGGCTGCGATATGCCCAGAGCGACGACGGTCCGAGCATCGTCGTCTCGACGCGCGGGCTGACCGAGCGCTGGCTCAAATCCAAATCGGCCGAAACGGAAGCAGATTTCAAGCTGCCCGCCGATATCGGCGCGGCGCTGAAGCTCGACAGTTTCTACACCCAGGCCATCGGCAGCGACGCGGCATTCTCCGGCACGCTCGATTTTTCGCTGAAGAAGCCCGACGGCGCCGATGCGGCGGTCGCCCGGCTCGGTGGCTGGACCCAGGATGTCGGACCGATCTACGACCAGCACGTCGTCGTGGCGGTCGTGAAGGGCGACCGCGTGCTGATTGCCGAAGCGCCCGCCTCGCCCGCCGTGCCGAAGATCGCGGCGTGCGGTTCGCTGTGGGCAGCCGCCGACGCCGCCGCGCAGAAAACCCAGCAGAGCGATGATGGCGCGGACCAGGACGACTCGACCGCCACCGATGCCGCCAACGCCGCCTGGGAAAAGGGCGACGCCGACTACCGCGCCTGCATGGCCCAGCGCCTGCCAGGTGATCCGTCCTTCCCGGCGCTGCTCAAGCAGGCGCAGGATCTTGCCGACGGCATGGCGGGGCAATAGCCGGCAGAGCGATCTCCGGAATTACGCAGCGATTTCTCAGCTTCCGTTTGCCCGCATGTTGCGCCGAGCAACACGCCGGGCGGTGGCGCGCCCCGCTTCCGCGATGATCCCATTGGCCTGAGGCGGGGCATCCTTGCGCGACCTTGCGTCGGTCACCCTATGCAGCCGCTCGTAAGGCAGCAATTCCCGGATGCGGGCATTGAGCGCTTCGACTTCGGCGTGCAGATCCTCGCATTCCTGCTTCTGGATATCGAGCTGGATCTGCTCGGACGCCTGCTGCAGCGAAAGCTGTGAGAGATTGGTGCTGACCGCGGACAGGTTCTTCTTGTCGGTTTCGCTCTCGTCCTTGAGAACGGCGAGCCTTTCCTCCGCAATCTGGCGTTCGGTGACGGCATCGTTCAACTGCGCCCTGAGCCTGGCGATCTCGGCCGTGGCTTCGTCGTTGTCGGCGGAGACGTGATCCAGGCGCGATTGCAGTTCCTGGATCTCAGCACGCAAACCGCGCATTTCCGCCTGACCGCGCGCCAGTTCGGCGGCACTGTCGCTTTCGGCGATCCGCGCCATCTCGGCGGTTTCGGCAAGCTTGGCTTGCGTTGCCTCCAGCGTTTTCTGCAGTCGGGTTTCCTCTTTTTCGTGGTTGCCGAGTTGAGCCATCAGCTCGGCGATGTGAGCGGTTTCGCCGGCGTGGGTTGCCGCGAATTCGTCGAACCTGTGCCGGGCCTCCTCCTCGCGCTTTTGCGCCTGCTCCAGATCGACCGAGAGGCCGACCTGCTTTTCGCGCAGCAGCTTGTTCTCGGCGCCGCGTCTGTCGAGCTCCACTGTTTTGGCCGCCAGAGCCTTGGCGATCTCGCCGAACTCCGTCTCGCGCCTGGTGCTCTCGTTGCCCATCTCCACCAGCTCCAGGCGCACGGCCGCAAGCGCTGAGCGCAGTTGCTCCCGGTCCTGAACGAGACTCGCCTCGCGCTGCTGCCACGCCTCGGCCGCGCCGTCGCGTTCGCGCTGCCTGCGGGCGGCGTCAAGCAGTTGTTCTGAAAGCGTTTTGTGTTCCGTGGTGAGGGCGAGGTTTGCCAGTTCCAGCTCGTTGGAGCGCAACACGTCGCGATGGAACACGTTGAGGACTTCGCGCGTCATATGGTGCGCGGTGGCGATCTCGGCCAGCTTCGCCTCGATCTCCTGCAGATGGCTCTGGCCATCCCGGAAAAGCCCGGCGACGGCCTCCAGCGCGGCCAGCCGCGTCTGGGTATGCGGTGTCAGCCGCGATGTCGCTGTGCCGGACGGCTCTTCAGCAGGCGGATTCTCGTCGCTTGCCACCAGTTCCTGGCCGGCAACGGCATCGTCCTCCGAGGGCTGCTGTTCATCATCTTTAAGAACGTCCTCGAATGCTTCCGCCAGATCCGATTGGAGTTCCTGAAATTCCTTATCGACGTCCTCGGCCCGCTTGATCAGAGACTTGAAATTCATCACGGCACATTCCTTACGATCGACGACACACCTTTTACGCTCGCCCCAAGCGTACTTAACGAATTGCTAATCTATCCCTTTACCTTCGGTTCGGGAAGCCTGGGCAAAGGAAACCAGAATTAAGGTTATCGCCGGTCCCAACCTTATGCGGTTCCGCCCTAGGTGATCCCTTCTTCCGCTCTTAACATATGTTAGTTTTCTCTCAGGGCAGGTGCTGAAAGCATGCTCAGCAAAAGGGAAAGACAGCGAGCTGCTTGTCATCATTCACATGAGCGATGCGAAGACTTTCAAAGCCACAAACGAGCACTAAAAACAAAGTCCCCCTGCCGATCCGATCGCAGAGCGTTCGATGGAGTCGGCTTTCCACATACCTCTCGCCGCCTCTTGTTGCCTTCCCCTCGCATCCCGATATTGTCCTGCCGAAGCCGGTCCCGCCCGGGCCGCGGCACAATTGAACAATCGTGGGATGAATCCCCGAAACGCTTCTGGCGCGTCAGGCAGAGTGGAGATTTGGGAAAGGCGAGATGACGGATCAGAATACGGAAACCAGGACATTCGAGGCGGACGTCTCGCGGCTGCTGCACATGATGGTGCATTCGGTCTATTCGGACCGTGACGTCTTCCTGCGCGAGCTGATCTCCAACGCGGCCGATGCCTGCGAGAAGCTGCGCTTCGAGGCGGTGAGCCGGCCCGAGTTGCTGGGTGACGATGCCAAGCCGCGCATCACGATCGCGGCCGACCCGGACAACAGAGAGCTTGTCGTCGAGGACAATGGCATCGGCATGAGCCGCGACGAGATGGCGGAGGCGCTGGGCACCATCGCGCGCTCCGGCACGCGCGCCTTCCTGGAGCGCGTAGAGGCCGGCAAGGCAGCGGAAGACACGCAGCTCATCGGCCAATTCGGCGTCGGGTTTTACTCGGCCTTCATGGTCGCCGACCGGGTCGACGTCATCAGCCGCCAGGCCGGCAGCGACGAGGCCTTCCGCTGGTCGTCCGACGGCAAGGGCACCTATGAAATCGCGCCGGCGCCGCTCGAGGCGGCGCCCAGGCGCGGCACCCGTGTGGTGCTGCATCTGATGGAGGACGCCTCTTCCTACACCACGCCCTATCGGCTCGAGGGGCTGGCGAAGTCGCAGTCGGGCCATGTGCCGGTACCAATCACGCTCGTAGAGAAACCCGGCGGCGAGCCACGCGACATCGCCGACGGCACGGCGCTTTGGGTGCGCACGAAGAGCGAGATCAAGCCGGAGGAATACACCGATTTCTACCGCAGCATCGCCGGCCAGTACGACGAGCCGGCCTCGACCATCCATTTCCGCGCCGAGGGCCGGCAGGAATACAGCGTGCTCGCCTTCGTGCCGGGATCGCGGCCGTTCGACCTGTTCGACCAGGACCGCAAGGGCCGCATGAAGCTTTATGTGCGGCGCGTCTTCATCACCGACGACGCCGACGTGCTGCCGCGCTACTTGCGCTTCGTGCGCGGCCTGGTCGATTCCGCCGACCTGCCGCTCAACGTGTCGCGCGAGATGATCCAGGAAAGCCCCCTGCTCGCCGCGATCCGCAAGGGCGTGACCAACCGCGTTCTCGGCGATCTCCTAAAGCTCGCCGACAACGATGCCGAAGCCTACGCCAAAATCTGGGAAAATTTCGGCGTCGTGCTGAAGGAAGGGCTTTACGAGGACTACGAGCGGCGCGAGCAGCTGCTGAAGCTTGCCCGCTTCCGCTCGACAGCGTCGGACGAACGCTGGCGCAGCCTTGCCGACTATGTTGGAGCGATGAAGGAAGGCCAGAAGGCGATCTTCTTCATGGCCGGCGACGACCGCGCCCGGCTGGAGGCCTCGCCGCAGCTCGAAGGGTTTCGCGCGCGCGGCATCGAGGTGCTGCTCCTCACCGACCCGGTCGACAGTTTCTGGGTGACGATGGCGCCGGAGTTCGACGGCAAGCCGTTCAAGTCGGTGACGCAGGGCGCGGCCGAGCTTGCCGATGTTGCGCTGCCCGAGGACGCAGCAAAGCCGGATGCCGAGACGCCATCCTCCATCGCGACGTTCCTTGCCTTCGTGAAGACCACGCTCGGCGACGAGGTCTCGGACGTGAAGGCCTCCGACCGGCTGACCGAAAGCGCCGTCTGCCTGGTCGCGCCGGAGCATGGCCCGGACCGCCAGTTCGAACGTCTGCTCAACGCCGCCGGCCGGCTCGACAAGGCCGCCAAGCCGATCCTCGAGATCAACCCGCGCCATGAGCGCGTGGCGGCGCTGGCAAAGCTCGGCGACGAAGAAAAAGCGTTCAAGGAAGACGCAGCGCACCTGCTCTACGACGAGGCGCGCGTGCTCGACGGCGACAAGCCGGCCGACGCCAGGGCCTTCTCGGCGCGCCTGGCGCGGCTGATCGATCGCGGCTTGGCGAGAGGGTGAGCCCCCGGCGCCGCGCTTGCGCGGCCTGCCGGCGTCCAGTCGGAACTGGGCGCTGGCACATTTTCGGCAGCCCGCTTAGCTTTATCGTATTCCTACGGCATGAGCGGCAGGTGTTCCTATGAAGCGCATTGTTCTGGTCAGGCATTCGGAAGAGCCGGGCGACGATCATGTCCAGACGACGCTGGAGGCGAACGGCCATGCGATCACGACTGCGATGCCGTTCAAGGGCGATCCGATCGACCTCGGGTCCGTCGATGGAGCGGTGATCTATGGCGGTCCGTTCAATGTCTTCGACACCGACATACACCCGTTCCTAAACGACGAAGCCGCGCTGATCGAGCATTGCCTGGACAACGATCTGCCGCTGCTCGGCATCTGCCAGGGCGCGCAGCAGATCGCCTGGCATCTCGGCGCCGATGTCGGGCCGGTGGAAAGCGGCATCCGGGAGTTCGGCTATTTCGAGATCACGCCGACGGCCGAGGCCGGCGATTTCCTCGACCGGCCGCTCTTCCTGCCGCAGAACCACTTTCATACTTTCGCCGTGCCGGCCGGCGCCGTGCATCTCGCTTCGAGCGACACGTTCCCCAATCAGGCGTTCCGGATCGGCGACAAGACCTATGCGCTGCAATTCCATGCCGAGCAGGGTCCGGCCGGCTTTCGGCGCTGGCAGGAACGGCAAGCCGCGCCCTACGGAACGCTCGGCGCGCAGGACCGGGACGAACAGGACAGGTTGATGGCGGCCCACCACGCAGCGCAGCTTGCCTGGTTCAGCGGCTTTGTGACCAAGCTGTTCGGTTGAGGCGCATTTGGTGGGAATTCGCGCATGACCATAGACGGCGTCTGCGATCCGCGTTTTGCCGGAGTGCGCGATGCGTTCGCCTGGTGTTTCGCTCAAGGCCTCGAGCATGGCGGCGGCGTCTCGGTCGTGGCCCACGGCAGGACCGTCGTCGATCTCTGGGGCGGCCATGCGGATGCCGCGCGCACCCGCCCGTGGCGGCGTGACACGCTGGTCAACGTCTGGTCTTCGACCAAGGCGTCGTGGCGCTGGCGATCGCGATGCTGGTGGAGCGCGGCAAGCTGGATTATGCCGCACCGGTGGCGCGCTATTGGTCGGAATTCGCGGCGGGCGGCAAGGAATACATCACGCTAGACCAGGTGATGTCGCACCAGTCCGGGCTGAACGGTCTTGCCGTGCCGATGGATGAGGCTGGCCTGCTCGCCTGGGCGCCCTATGCCGACGCGCTTGCCACCATGTCGCCGCTATGGGAGCCCGGCAGCCGCTGCGTCTACCATGCCCTGACCTACGGCCATCTTGCCGGCGAGGTGCTGCGGCGCGTCGACGGGCGCAGCATCGGCCGCTTCATCGCGGAAGAGATCGCAGTCCCGCTTGGGGCCGATTTCCATGTCGGCCTGCCGCAAGCCCAGGATTCCCGTGCCGCCGAGATGATCGAGGGCTCGAAGACGTCCGATTGGGTCGACTTCGTGCGCGCTTCTCCGTTTCCCCATGCATGCGACAACCCAACGCCCCGCGCGTTGGCGCCCAACGACCGCGCCTGGCGCGCCGCCGAGGTGCCGGGCGGCAACGGCCAGTCAACAGCTCATGCGCTAGCGCGTATCTACGGCATGATGGCGGCGGGCGGGAGCTTTGAGGGCAAGCCCCTGATCGGCCGCGCGGCGATCGAAGAAGCCGCGAGGCCGCGCTTTCGCGGCATGGACGACAGCTTCGCGCTGCCAGCCGCCTTCGCCGCCGGCTATCAGATCGAGGATCCTGTCTATGCCCGCCGCGCATCGCCGCAGACATTCGGCCATACCGGCTGGGGCGGCGCCATCGGCTTTGCCGACCCCGGCGCCGGGGTTGGGTTCGGCTATGTCACCAACCGCATGGTGGGTTTCGACGATGTGGACCCGCGCCGCAAGGCCCTGATCGACGCCGTCTACGACGCGCTCTGACGCCAGATGAAGCGCTGTCGGCCGAGGGCCGGCCCTGCTGCCTACCCTCTCAGCCCCGGTGCTTCCTGGCCGGTGCGCGCGACATATTCGGTATAGCCGCCGCCATAGGTGTGGATGCCGTCTGGCGTCAGTTCCAGCACGCGGTTGGAGAGTGCCGCCAGGAAATGGCGGTCGTGCGAGACGAAGAGCATGGTGCCTTCATATTGCGCCAGCGCCTCGATCAGCATCTGCTTGGTGGTGATGTCGAGGTGGTTGGTCGGCTCGTCGAGCACCAGCAGGTTGGGCGGGTCGAACAGCATCAGCGCCATCACCAGCCGCGCCTTCTCGCCGCCCGACAGCACGCGGCACTTCTTCTCGATCTCGTCGCCCGAGAAGCCGAAGCAGCCGGCAAGCGCGCGCAGCGGCGCCTGACCGGCCTGCGGAAACGAGTCCTCCAGCGTCTGGAAGACGGTGCGCTCGCCATCGAGCAGTTCCATGGCATGCTGGGCGAAATAGCCCATCTTGACGCTCGGGCCGCGCGCGACGGAGCCCTCGTCCGGCTCGGAGGCGCCGGCGACCAGCTTCAGAAGCGTCGACTTGCCGGCGCCGTTGACGCCCATCACGCACCAGCGCTCGCGGCGGCGGATCTGGAAGTCGAGGCCCGAATAGATATTGCGGCTGCCATAGGCCTTGTGGATGCCCTTCAGCGTCGCCACGTCCTCGCCGCAGCGCGGCGCCGGCTGGAACTCGAAGGCCACCGTCTGGCGCCGCTTCGGCGGTTCGACGCGGTCGATCTTGTCGAGCTTCTTCACCCGGCTCTGCACCTGGGCGGCATGGGAAGCGCGCGCCTTGAAACGCTCGATGAAGGCGATTTCCTTGGCCAGCATCGCCTGCTGGCGCTCGAACTGCGCCTGCAGCTGCTTGTCGGCCAGCGCACGCTGCTCCTGGTAGAATTCGTAATTGCCTGAATAGGAGGTTAGTGCGCCGGCGTCGATCTCGATGATCTTGTTGACGATGCGGTTCATGAACTCGCGGTCGTGCGAGGTCATCAGCAGCGCGCCGTCGTAATCCTTGAGGAATTTCTCCAGCCAGATCAGGCTTTCGAGGTCGAGATGGTTCGACGGCTCGTCGAGCAGCATCACGTCGGGTCGCATCAACAGGATGCGAGCCAGCGCGACGCGCATCTTCCAGCCGCCGGAGAGTTTCGAAACATCGCCGTCCATCATCTCCTGGCTGAAGCCGAGGCCGTCGAGCACCTCGCGGGCGCGGCCGTCGAGCGCATAGCCGTCGAGCTCTTCGAAGCGGTGCTGCAGTTCGCCGTAGCGCTCGATGATCTGGTCCATCTCGTCGGCGCGGTCGGGATCGCCCATGGCGTGTTCGAGCTCGCGCATCTCGGCGGCCACCGCGCTGACCGGCCCTGCGCCCTCCATGACCTCTGCCACGGCGCTCAAACCGCCCATGTCGCCGACATCCTGGCTGAAATAGCCGATGGTGACGCCGCGATCGACCGAGACCTGGCCCTCGTCCGGCTGCTCCTGTCCGATGATCATGCGGAACAACGTCGTCTTGCCGGCGCCGTTCGGGCCGACCAATCCGACCTTCTCGCCCTTCTGCAAGGCGGCCGAGGCTTCGATGAAGACGATCTGTCGGCCGTTCTGCTTGCCGATATTTTCAAGACGGATCATGGGCTCGTAGGGAGTAGGGAGTAGGGAGTAGGGCCAATAATCGAATGCGCGGGATAAAGGAACCCCTCATCGCTTCTCGGCCTCGACCTAACCTACTGCCTACTGCCTACTCACCTCGCGTCGTGGAAGATGATCCCGACCGTATGCCGCCGCCCTGACCGCAAGCGGCTCACGCCATGGCGCAGGTTGACGCGATAGTACCCCTTCGTGCCTTGCACCGGCCGGTTGTGAACCGCAAAGATCACCGCATCGCCGCGCTTCAGCGGCACCACCTCGGCGCGGCTTTGCATGCGCGGGCGCTGCTCGGTGAGCACGAATTCGCCGCCGGTGAAATCCTCACCCGGCTCGGACAACAGGACCGCCACCTGCAGCGGAAAGGCGAGTGCGCCGTAAAGATCCTGATGCAGGCAGTTGAAGTCGCCGGGGCCGTATTGCAGCAGAAGCGGCGTCGGCCTCACCTGGCCTTCGTCGTGGCAACGCTTCAGGAAGGCGGCGTGTTCGGCCGGATAACGCTGCGCCACGCCCATCTTCTCGTTCCAGTCATTGGCGACCGTGGCGAGGCGCGGATAGAGCGCGGTGCGCAGGCCCTCGATCGGGTCAGGCAGCGGATATTTGAAATAGCGATACTCGCCCTTGCCGAAGCCGTGACGGGCCATGATCACATGGCTGCGGAAATGCTCTTCATGCGGATAGAGGCCCGCGATATCGGCGCATTCCTCGGGCGAGAGCAGGCCGGGCACGACGGCGCAGCCATGGGCGTTCAGATCAGACACCAGCGCATGCCAGTTTTGCGCGTCGACGCGGGATTCGGCGGAGCGGCCGACGCGCTTGGTGTTCAGAGAATGGATGGTCATGGGTTGCCTCCTTGCTTGCCATCAAAGTGGGGCGAGCGACGGGGCCAAACCACCCGATTCATGGCAAAGTGGCGAGGCGCTCGAGCTGCCAATCTCCGTCCTTGCGGGGGAGATCAGCAGCTTCACCGCCTGCGATACGTCTCCAACTCCGGATCGAGATCCACCTTGACCGCATTGGTGAACACGCAGGTCGCCACCATGATGCCGGCGAAGGCGGTGAGGTTGATGAGCAGCGTCTCGTCGTAGCGCGCCTTGAGCGCGGCCCAGGTCTCGTCCGGGACGGCATTCGCGTCCACTGCGACCGCCTTGCCGAAACCGATCAGCAGCGCCTCGTCGGTCGACGGCTCAATCGCCTCGGGATCGAGGCCGTTCTCGATCAGCGCGCGGCGGAAGAAGGTCACCGGGATCTCGGCGCGCATCGTTTCGGCGATCGCCTTCGAAAACAGCCAGATGGCGCGGTCGTCGAGCGTGGGGCGCAAGAGGTCGCGCAGCGTGAACCATTCGGCGTAGATGCGATGCGCGGCCGGCGAGTGAAGCAGGATGCGCTTCATGTTGGTCATGCGGCCGCGCAGCGCGAGCTCGCGGTCGTGCTCGGCGCGGATCTCGGCGGAAGCGGTGGCGTAGTCGATCGGCGAAAGATGCGCCATCGGCCTCACCCGAGCTTCGCGTGAAGTGCCGGCGCGCCGCGCAGCGTGTTTGAGACGGTGCAGATATCCTCGGCATCCGCCAGGATCCGCTCTTTCGTCGCGGCATCGAGGTCGCCGGCGATCGTCAGGCGAATATTGAAGGTTTCCAGCCGCGACGGCTCGTCCTTCGCCTTGTCGCCGGTCACATCCGCCCTCACCTCGCCCAGCCGGTCGGCGACCCCTAGGCGGGTGGCGGCGATGCGGGCGCTGAGTACCATGCAGGCAGCCAGCGAGGCGTAGAGCAGGTCGAGCGGGCTGAAGCCGGACGCGCTGACCTGCGTGACCACATCGACGGTGCCGCCGGTCGGTGTCGTGACCACCGGCAGGCCGCCCGGCGGCAGGACGGCGAGCGCGCCGGCGTTTCGGGTTCTGACTTTCAGGTCTGCCATCGCGTGGTCTCCAATTCGGAGACATTGATAGCGGACGGGAATTCACTGAGGCAATCGCCGAGGCAGGCCGTGGGCGATTGGCGTTTCCTCGCCCTCATGAAATGGGGGAGAGGTGGCTCGGCGAAGCCGAGACGGAAAGGGGGAGCGCCCTACGAAGGCCCCCTTCCGCTTCGCGGACACCTCTCCCCCGCCTCTGGCGGGGGAGAGGAACCCAGTTCTGAAACGCTACTTCGTCAGATCGAGCGCGGCCGTCAAATCCCCCATCGGCGGCTGATCGTTGTTGCGCAGCGCCTTGTCGCGGGCGACGATGCCCGGCAGCACCGGCAGGTCGTAGCGGGCGGTGATGAAACGCAGGATCGAGGTTGTGTCGTATTGGGTGTGGTCGACCGTGCCCATCTTCGCATAGGGCGAGATGATGAAGGCCGGGATGCGGTTGCCCGGGCCCCAGCGGTCGGCCTTGGGCGGCGTGACGTGATCCCAGAAGCCACCATTCTCATCATAGGTGATGACGACCAGCATATGAGCCCATTGCGGGCTCTTCTCCAGATGCGAAACGAGGTCGGCCAAGTGCTGGTCGCCCGAGGTCACATCGGCATAGCCGGCATGTTCGTTGAGGTTGCCCTGCGGCTTGTAGAAGGTGATGGACGGCAGCTTGCCGTCGTCGATCGCCTTGATGAACTCCACGCCGTCAAGGCCGCCATCCTTGATGTGCTCGGCCCGCGCGGCCGTGCCCGGGGCATAGGCCGCGAAATAGTTGAAGGGCTGGTGGTGGAACTGGAAGTTCGGCACGGGCGTGGCGTTCTTGCCGTCGAGCGCCGCCTGCCAGGCGCCTGCATACCAGGCCCAGGAAATGCCCTTGAGCGAGAGCAGATCGCCGATGGTGATCTCGTGCTGCGGTGGCAGCGTAGTGGGCGCAGCCGGATCGGCAAGTGCTGCGTCACCGCCCTCAGCCGGCTTGTTGGCGCTCGGCTGGTAAGGCGGCTGCATGGTGTTGACGGCGTAGAAGTCGGGCGTGATGGCGCCGTCATTGGCGAATTTCGGCACGCCGCCCAGCGCCGAGGCGGGCGAGTTGTCGGCCGGCTTCAGCGTCACGCCATCCGGCTCGACGACGGCGATCTGGCCCTTCACCGGGCTGGTGTCGGCATTGGGATAATAAGGCGCGCAGGCGCAGGCGAGCATGAAGTGGTTGAGGAAGGAGCCGCCGAAGGCGCCCTGGAAGAAATTGTCCGCCAGCACGTATTTTTTGGCGATCGCCCACATCGGCAGGTTGGAGCCGTCATAGTGGCCCATGACTAGCGAGCCGGAATCGGCCCAGGCGACGAACTTGTCGTTCCGGCCGCCGTCGATCTGCATCTGCTCCTGGTAGAAGCGGTGCCAGAGGTCGTGCGTGACGACGTTGGTGCCCTCGTTGAAGCCCTTGGGATCGTCGATGGCGAAGGTGGCGTTGGCCAGATGCGCGCTCTGCGCCTCCGTCACCGCCGGCGTGACGCCCTTGCCGGTCAAGCCGCCCCAGGCCGGCGGCAGTTCGGAAAGCGGCTTGCCGTCGCGGTCGAGCTGACGCGCCTGGTCGGGCGAAACGTTGGCCAGGCCGTTGGCGCCGGGGAAGCCGCCGTAGAGGTTATCGAAGCTGCGGTTCTCGGCGTAGATGACGACGACGGTGTCGATCTTGTCGTAGCCGGGAGGAGCCGCGTGGGCAGTAGCGGAGAACGATGCCAGCGCCGTGGAGGCAAGGCAAAGCGAGAGGAAGGACCGGGGGGAGAGAAAGAATCGGGTCATCGGGAAATGCCTCGTGGCTTGGGAATGGCTGGAGGACGGCAATGCAGGAACGCAACTGCATCAATGCCGAGCTACTTCGGAGCCTTGTCACCCATGTGACATTTCCGCAGTGTCCGAACACGGTTTCGTGAGCGAGAAAGCCAGTCATCAATCCGTTGCACTCGATCCTTACGTCGCGAACGAAATCGGGCGAAGGAAATCAGGGATGTCGCCACAGACGATGGGACGGAAAAATCACGCGATCACCCTTCTGGCGGCCTCGATCGTCGGCTTGACCGCGCCTGCGAGCACCGCGGAGCCGTCCGGTGTCCACCCCGGGCCGATGTCGCGCCAGGAAGCCTTCGCCCGCGCCGACGCGCTGACGGCGCTCGGGCGGCAGATGTTCCTTGACCCTTCGCTCTCCGCCTCGGGCAAGCAGGCCTGCTCGTCCTGCCACGATCCCAATCACGCCTTCGGGCCGGCCTCGGCGGCA includes the following:
- a CDS encoding acyl-CoA synthetase, which produces MTKTQARPRYEDAVAQFRIEDEIARLHGDPATGINAYVECCGRYTGESRLALRAISAGGELREYSFDDLADMSGRVGTMLKELGVRPGDVVAGMLPRIPELGALILGTWRVGAVYQPLFTAFGPKAVEHRLSYSKARLVVTNPANRAKLDEVENRPRIATILGRGDMLPAGDIDFRAALATASPDCEPVMRKGPDLFMMMSTSGTTGHPKGVPVPLSALLAFGAYMRDAIGLTPDDIFWNIADPGWAYGLYYAITGPLQLGIATTFYEGAFNAQSTYDIIERLAVTSLAGSPTAYRLLMAEGPEAAARVKGRLRVVSSAGEPLNPEVIRWFDANLAAPIHDHYGQTENGMMVNNHHGLAHIVRTGSAGFATPGYRMVVLDDEGNELGPNQPGVLAVDIARSPLRWFGGYHEAETPAIVGGYYRTGDTVEYEPDGSVSFIGRADDVITSSGYRIGPFDVESALIEHPAVNEAAVVGVPDPQRTEIVKAFVVLAPAFKGSEALAEELAQHVKKRLSAHSYPREVEFVSELPKTPSGKIQRFLLRKAEVEKRKAE
- the htpG gene encoding molecular chaperone HtpG; translation: MTDQNTETRTFEADVSRLLHMMVHSVYSDRDVFLRELISNAADACEKLRFEAVSRPELLGDDAKPRITIAADPDNRELVVEDNGIGMSRDEMAEALGTIARSGTRAFLERVEAGKAAEDTQLIGQFGVGFYSAFMVADRVDVISRQAGSDEAFRWSSDGKGTYEIAPAPLEAAPRRGTRVVLHLMEDASSYTTPYRLEGLAKSQSGHVPVPITLVEKPGGEPRDIADGTALWVRTKSEIKPEEYTDFYRSIAGQYDEPASTIHFRAEGRQEYSVLAFVPGSRPFDLFDQDRKGRMKLYVRRVFITDDADVLPRYLRFVRGLVDSADLPLNVSREMIQESPLLAAIRKGVTNRVLGDLLKLADNDAEAYAKIWENFGVVLKEGLYEDYERREQLLKLARFRSTASDERWRSLADYVGAMKEGQKAIFFMAGDDRARLEASPQLEGFRARGIEVLLLTDPVDSFWVTMAPEFDGKPFKSVTQGAAELADVALPEDAAKPDAETPSSIATFLAFVKTTLGDEVSDVKASDRLTESAVCLVAPEHGPDRQFERLLNAAGRLDKAAKPILEINPRHERVAALAKLGDEEKAFKEDAAHLLYDEARVLDGDKPADARAFSARLARLIDRGLARG
- a CDS encoding 2OG-Fe(II) oxygenase; amino-acid sequence: MTIHSLNTKRVGRSAESRVDAQNWHALVSDLNAHGCAVVPGLLSPEECADIAGLYPHEEHFRSHVIMARHGFGKGEYRYFKYPLPDPIEGLRTALYPRLATVANDWNEKMGVAQRYPAEHAAFLKRCHDEGQVRPTPLLLQYGPGDFNCLHQDLYGALAFPLQVAVLLSEPGEDFTGGEFVLTEQRPRMQSRAEVVPLKRGDAVIFAVHNRPVQGTKGYYRVNLRHGVSRLRSGRRHTVGIIFHDAR
- a CDS encoding type 1 glutamine amidotransferase: MKRIVLVRHSEEPGDDHVQTTLEANGHAITTAMPFKGDPIDLGSVDGAVIYGGPFNVFDTDIHPFLNDEAALIEHCLDNDLPLLGICQGAQQIAWHLGADVGPVESGIREFGYFEITPTAEAGDFLDRPLFLPQNHFHTFAVPAGAVHLASSDTFPNQAFRIGDKTYALQFHAEQGPAGFRRWQERQAAPYGTLGAQDRDEQDRLMAAHHAAQLAWFSGFVTKLFG
- a CDS encoding ABC-F family ATP-binding cassette domain-containing protein produces the protein MIRLENIGKQNGRQIVFIEASAALQKGEKVGLVGPNGAGKTTLFRMIIGQEQPDEGQVSVDRGVTIGYFSQDVGDMGGLSAVAEVMEGAGPVSAVAAEMRELEHAMGDPDRADEMDQIIERYGELQHRFEELDGYALDGRAREVLDGLGFSQEMMDGDVSKLSGGWKMRVALARILLMRPDVMLLDEPSNHLDLESLIWLEKFLKDYDGALLMTSHDREFMNRIVNKIIEIDAGALTSYSGNYEFYQEQRALADKQLQAQFERQQAMLAKEIAFIERFKARASHAAQVQSRVKKLDKIDRVEPPKRRQTVAFEFQPAPRCGEDVATLKGIHKAYGSRNIYSGLDFQIRRRERWCVMGVNGAGKSTLLKLVAGASEPDEGSVARGPSVKMGYFAQHAMELLDGERTVFQTLEDSFPQAGQAPLRALAGCFGFSGDEIEKKCRVLSGGEKARLVMALMLFDPPNLLVLDEPTNHLDITTKQMLIEALAQYEGTMLFVSHDRHFLAALSNRVLELTPDGIHTYGGGYTEYVARTGQEAPGLRG